A genomic stretch from Saccharomyces paradoxus chromosome XVI, complete sequence includes:
- the KEL3 gene encoding Kel3p (similar to YPL263C): protein MAKKTKKDKEAKKARAELKNQKNQKKQEKKFHKNKNKSLDGDDDDESDQDLDEILSSFSKKQIELEHVDITSVEKPSCRTHPLMFANPQHNKHELFIFGGEFTDPETKLTHFYNDLYSYSIKNNSWKKYVSQNAPLPRSSAAVAVHPSGIALLHGGEFSSPKQSKFYHYSDTWLFDCAERKFTKLEFGGRDSSPSARSGHRIIAWKNYFILFGGFRDLGNGQTSYLNDLWCFDISNYKWSKLETNSKPDARSGHCFIPTDNSAILMGGYCKIIAKNNKNLMKGKILNDAWKLNLTPDPKKWQWEKLRNFKNQPSPRVGYSFNLWKQNKSVAFGGVYDLQETEESLESVFYNDLYMFHLELNKWSKLRIKPQRQTNNRNSPATSKRKSNKDQEKELQDLLNSILAKSNLNDDDDNNDDNTAIGPNSIDDDEDDEDDSDLENQDDITISNQLPHPRFNAATCVVGDSLFIYSGVWELGEKDYPINSFYSIDLNKLDGVKVYWEDLSAIEEAKRLGDRDSDEDEFEYEDEEDDEDDDEEEQDAALLEGDDDEESEGEDDKQAQMEIPDERSWLPHPKPFETLRAFYLREGANFLTWSISNNRNLKGKQLKTKSFELCEDRWWERRDQVTLEEERLEDTGGIIERDTTTKPSKRR from the coding sequence ATGGCGAAGAAGACTAAGAAGGATAAAGAAGCCAAAAAGGCACGTGCTGAGCTGAAGAATCAGAAAAACCAGAAAaaacaagagaaaaagttccacaagaacaagaataaGTCCCTAGACGGcgacgatgatgatgaaagtGACCAAGATCTTGATGAAATTCTTTCCAGCTTCAGCAAGAAGCAAATTGAATTGGAGCACGTAGATATCACTTCTGTGGAAAAACCCTCTTGCCGTACCCATCCGTTAATGTTTGCAAATCCGCAACACAATAAACACGAATTGTTCATTTTCGGAGGTGAGTTTACAGATCCAGAAACCAAACTGACACATTTTTATAATGATTTATATTCATACTCCATCAAGAACAATTCCTGGAAAAAATACGTTTCTCAAAATGCACCTTTGCCCAGATCCAGTGCAGCTGTTGCTGTACATCCTTCCGGAATAGCATTGTTGCATGGTGGTGAATTCTCCTCCCCAAAGCAATCTAAATTTTATCACTACTCTGATACGTGGCTGTTCGACTGtgctgaaagaaaattcacTAAATTGGAATTTGGTGGTAGAGATTCCTCACCCAGTGCCAGATCAGGTCATAGAATTATTGCTTGGAAAAActattttatattatttggTGGGTTTAGAGATTTGGGGAATGGCCAGACTTCTTACTTGAATGATTTGTGGtgttttgatatttcaaacTACAAATGGAGCAAATTAGAGACCAACAGTAAGCCTGACGCTAGATCTGGCCATTGTTTCATCCCCACAGATAATTCAGCCATATTAATGGGTGGTTACTGTAAAATCATTgccaaaaataataaaaatttgatgaaggGGAAAATCTTGAATGACGCATGGAAACTGAATTTAACGCCTGATCCAAAGAAGTGGCAATGGGAAAAATTAAggaatttcaaaaaccAGCCCTCACCAAGGGTTGGCTATTCGTTCAACCTATGGAAGCAAAATAAGTCCGTCGCTTTTGGTGGTGTCTACGATTTACAAGAAACTGAGGAATCCTTAGAATCTGTTTTCTATAACGACTTATATATGTTCCACCTAGAGTTGAACAAATGGTCTAAACTAAGAATCAAGCCTCAGCGTCAAACGAATAATAGGAACTCACCCGCCAcaagcaaaagaaaatctaataaagatcaagaaaagGAGTTGCAAGATTTATTAAATTCCATTCTGGCCAAGTCTAATCtaaatgatgatgacgataaCAATGATGACAACACCGCAATAGGTCCTAACTCTATcgacgacgatgaagatgacgaagatgacAGCGATTTGGAGAACCAAGATGATATTACAATATCAAATCAATTACCGCATCCAAGGTTTAACGCAGCAACTTGTGTGGTTGGTGACTCGTTGTTTATTTACAGTGGTGTCTGGGAACTCGGTGAGAAGGATTATCCTATAAACTCTTTTTATAGTATAGATTTGAACAAATTAGATGGTGTCAAGGTTTACTGGGAAGATCTGTCTGCCattgaagaagcaaaaagaCTAGGTGATAGAGATTCCGATGAAGATGAGTTTGAATACgaggatgaagaggatgacgaggacgacgatgaagaggaGCAAGATGCAGCACTCCTTGAAGGTGACGACGATGAGGAAAGCGAGGGCGAAGACGACAAACAAGCGCAAATGGAGATTCCAGACGAAAGGTCTTGGTTACCACATCCGAAACCATTCGAAACTTTAAGAGCATTTTACTTAAGGGAAGGTGCAAACTTCTTAACTTGGTCTATTTCTAACAACAGAAACCTGAAGGGTAAACAGTTAAAGACAAAGTCCTTCGAATTATGTGAAGATCGTT
- the FUM1 gene encoding fumarase FUM1 (Fumarase~similar to YPL262W) translates to MFRITNSSCKAFVQSSYKLNIRRMNSSFRTETDAFGEINVPADKYWGAQTQRSFQNFKIGGARERMPLPLVHAFGVLKKSAAIVNESLGGLDPKISKAIQQAADEVASGKLDDHFPLVVFQTGSGTQSNMNANEVISNRAIEILGGKIGSKQVHPNNHCNQSQSSNDTFPTVMHIAASSQIQNELIPELTNLKNALEAKSKEFDHIVKIGRTHLQDATPLTLGQEFSGYVQQVENGIQRVAHSLKTLSFLAQGGTAVGTGLNTKPGFDVKIAEQISKETGLKFQTAPNKFEALAAHDAIVECSGALNTLACSLFKIAQDIRYLGSGPRCGYHELMLPENEPGSSIMPGKVNPTQNEALTQVCVQVMGNNAAITFAGSQGQFELNVFKPVMIANLLNSIRLITDAAYSFRVHCVEGIKANEPRIHELLTKSLMLVTALNPKIGYDAASKVAKNAHKKGITLKESALELGVLTEKEFDEWVVPENMLGPK, encoded by the coding sequence ATGTTCAGGATTACCAATTCTAGTTGCAAAGCATTCGTGCAATCGTCATATAAGCTCAATATAAGAAGAATGAACTCCTCCTTTAGAACAGAAACCGATGCATTCGGTGAGATCAACGTGCCTGCTGATAAGTACTGGGGTGCTCAAACTCAAAGATCCTTCcaaaacttcaaaatagGTGGTGCTCGTGAAAGAATGCCATTGCCTTTAGTGCATGCATTTGGtgttttgaagaaatctgCCGCGATTGTGAACGAGTCTCTCGGAGGATTGGATCCCAAGATTTCCAAAGCTATTCAACAGGCTGCCGACGAAGTAGCTTCTGGTAAACTAGATGATCATTTCCCATTGGTTGTTTTCCAAACAGGTTCCGGCACCCAATCCAACATGAATGCGAATGAAGTCATTTCTAATCGTGCCATTGAGATCCTAGGTGGCAAAATCGGATCCAAACAAGTCCATCCAAACAACCACTGTAATCAGTCTCAATCATCCAATGACACTTTCCCAACCGTCATGCATATTGCTGCCAGTTCACAAATTCAAAACGAATTGATACCTGAATTGACCAATTTGAAGAATGCCCTTGAAGCTAAATCCAAGGAATTTGACCATATTGTGAAGATTGGTAGAACACACTTGCAAGATGCTACGCCTTTGACACTGGGCCAAGAATTTTCAGGTTACGTGCAACAAGTTGAGAACGGTATCCAAAGAGTTGCTCATTCCTTGAAAACATTGAGTTTCCTGGCTCAAGGTGGTACCGCCGTCGGCACAGGTTTGAATACCAAGCCCGGATTCGATGTCAAGATAGCTGAGCAAATCTCTAAAGAAACTGGACTAAAGTTTCAAACTGCCCCTAACAAGTTCGAAGCCTTGGCTGCTCACGATGCCATAGTCGAATGTAGTGGCGCTCTAAATACTCTTGCttgttctcttttcaaaatagcGCAAGATATTAGATACTTAGGATCTGGGCCACGTTGCGGTTACCATGAACTAATGTTACCAGAGAATGAACCAGGCTCCTCTATTATGCCTGGTAAAGTTAACCCCACCCAAAACGAGGCATTGACTCAAGTCTGTGTCCAAGTCATGGGTAACAACGCAGCTATCACGTTTGCTGGCTCTCAAGGTCAATTCGAACTAAATGTCTTTAAACCGGTAATGATCGCCAATCTATTGAACTCGATTAGGCTAATAACTGATGCTGCGTATTCGTTCAGAGTACACTGCGTTGAAGGTATCAAAGCCAATGAACCTCGTATCCATGAACTTTTGACCAAATCTTTAATGTTAGTCACTGCTTTGAACCCTAAGATCGGTTACGATGCCGCTTCCAAGGTCGCCAAAAATGCTCATAAGAAGGGCATCACCTTGAAGGAAAGTGCGTTGGAATTGGGTGTATTGACTGAAAAGGAATTTGATGAATGGGTTGTCCCTGAAAACATGCTAGGTCCTAAATAA
- the CUB1 gene encoding Cub1p (substrate of cAMP-dependent protein kinase (PKA)~similar to YPL260W) has translation MFASAGQHPQIVPKEEESILNYLLEVRSSLAKLKQNRTQYLNSKDVQTTYQHVLTKVRELDDIRKNSHETPAKSAATLIHNTELHNRVDSVLDDVFQLLSLCFLTVGLKNSAPATYASLSTVESLLEHLNESNVFTHHDLSPIKERLDEISKIVEQKNSSPMYDEDGNDDRLREIDNERKKNKIEEDLLLRAKLKHCKDEYDTLESKLEEIDPSLSTVMEKLFRIRRGLLSLVASAKKTISKPSVNTNSLLQEQNDLQRNNESLTDDKHLVSQEYVHEKLSALKNELSELESNRDDSGKFKSLESHQVAENGQSVLNGLLDDCHDLVNDLSHQKNGGLTLDPYLQPIYEQLIDIKTTLENLMITRRWTLRETDLFSYQKKLNEIDNKRINGKFPTKSQDSKGQSILLYLLRRCYAIIYKLLESSEPVSEALQPIHNQLSTVRRCLLELKRMGGVNNERELYPYQMKLASLDNLRTDGIFYDSDGNIPEGQGILNALLAECFDILHELKVEAEEKAQNSTSSDDSDDEDNGESIVDSNSNDSEPESEYQQE, from the coding sequence atGTTTGCATCCGCTGGACAACACCCTCAAATTGTTCCTAAAGAAGAGGAATCTATACTAAACTACCTCCTTGAAGTGAGATCTTCCTTGGCTAAACTAAAGCAAAACAGGACTCAATATTTAAATTCTAAGGATGTTCAAACTACTTACCAACATGTTTTAACCAAAGTCAGAGAGTTGGATGATATTAGGAAAAACAGTCATGAGACTCCGGCTAAAAGCGCCGCTACTTTGATTCATAACACCGAATTACATAACAGAGTTGACTCCGTGCTGGATGACGTCTTTCAATTGCTCTCGCTGTGCTTTTTGACTGTTGGCCTAAAAAATTCTGCACCTGCGACTTATGCATCGTTATCTACTGTGGAAAGTCTTTTGGAACATTTAAATGAATCGAACGTCTTCACTCATCACGATTTGAGTCCTATCAAGGAAAGATTGGATGAAATCAGCAAGATCGtcgaacaaaaaaactcaaGTCCTATGTACGATGAGGATGGAAATGATGACCGATTAAGAGAAATCGATaacgaaagaaaaaaaaacaaaatcgAGGAAGATCTATTACTACGTGCTAAATTGAAGCATTGTAAAGACGAATATGATACATTGGAAAGCAAATTGGAGGAAATCGATCCGTCTTTGTCTACTGTGATGGAAAAATTATTCCGAATTAGGAGAGGATTATTATCATTAGTTGCATCTGctaagaaaacaatatctAAACCTAGTGTTAATACCAACTCTTTGTTGCAGGAACAAAATGATTTGCAAAGAAACAATGAAAGCTTGACGGATGACAAGCATTTAGTATCCCAAGAATACGTCCATGAGAAATTATCAGCTTTGAAGAACGAATTAAGTGAGTTAGAATCTAATCGTGATGATTCTGGTAAATTCAAGTCCTTGGAGTCTCATCAGGTGGCAGAAAACGGCCAAAGTGTTCTTAATGGTCTATTGGATGATTGCCATGATTTAGTTAACGATTTATcacatcaaaaaaatggcgGGTTGACATTAGATCCATATCTGCAACCAATATATGAACAGCTAATTGATATAAAGACTACCttagaaaatttgatgatcACAAGAAGATGGACTTTGAGAGAAACCGATTTGTTCtcttaccaaaaaaaattgaacgAAATTGATAACAAAAGGATTAACGGTAAGTTCCCAACAAAATCCCAGGACTCAAAGGGACAGTCAATACTATTATACCTGTTGCGTAGATGTTATGCCATAATTTATAAATTGTTGGAAAGTTCAGAACCTGTATCTGAGGCGTTACAGCCAATTCATAATCAACTATCTACAGTCCGTCGTTGTCTATTGGAATTAAAGAGAATGGGAGGCGTGAATAACGAAAGAGAGTTGTATCCCTATCAAATGAAGTTAGCTTCATTGGACAACCTGAGAACTGACGGTATATTTTATGACTCTGATGGTAATATACCTGAAGGCCAAGGTATACTGAATGCTTTATTGGCAGAATGTTTTGATATCTTGCATGAATTGAAAGTGGAAGCTGAGGAAAAAGCACAAAACTCTACTTCTAGTGATGATTCAGACGATGAAGATAATGGAGAATCGATTGTAGACTCGAACTCAAACGACAGCGAACCTGAATCTGAATACCAACAAGAATAG
- the APM1 gene encoding Apm1p (Mu1-like medium subunit of the AP-1 complex~similar to YPL259C) has product MASAVYFCDHNGKPLLSRRYRDDIPLSAIDKFPILLSDLEEQSNLIPPCLNHNGLEYLFIQHNDLYVVAIVTSLSANAAAIFTFLHKLVEVLSDYLKTVEEESIRDNFVIIYELLDEVMDYGIPQITETKMLKQYITQKSFKLVKSAKKKRNATRPPVALTNSVSWRPEGITHKKNEAFLDIVESINMLMTQKGQVLRSEIIGDVKVNSKLSGMPDLKLGINDKGIFSKYLDDDTNIPPASATTPDNNTDTDKKPSITSSSTTSKRKVNIELEDLKFHQCVRLSKFENEKIITFIPPDGKFDLMNYRLSTTIKPLIWCDVNVQVHSNSRIEIHCKAKAQIKRKSTATNVEILIPVPDDADTPTFKYSHGSLKYVPEKSAILWKIRSFPGGKEYSMSAELGLPSISTNEDGNRTIPKNNAEILKGPVQIKFQIPYFTTSGIQVRYLKINEPKLQYKSYPWVRYITQSGDDYTIRLT; this is encoded by the coding sequence ATGGCTTCTGCAGTATATTTTTGCGACCATAATGGAAAACCACTCCTATCAAGAAGATATAGAGATGATATTCCACTTTCTGCAATTGACAAATTCCCTATATTACTCTCGGATTTAGAGGAGCAATCAAATCTGATTCCTCCATGTTTGAACCACAATGGTCTCGagtatttatttatacaGCATAACGATCTGTACGTGGTGGCAATTGTGACTTCTCTTAGTGCCAATGCGGCTGCcatttttacctttttgcACAAATTAGTAGAAGTACTGAGTGACTACTTAAAAACCgtggaagaagaatctaTTAGAGATAATTTTGTTATAATATACGAATTACTGGATGAAGTAATGGATTATGGTATACCACAAATCACCGAAACTAAGATGCTGAAGCAGTACATAACGCAAAAATCCTTCAAATTAGTTAAATCCGctaagaagaagagaaatgCCACTAGACCACCCGTCGCACTGACAAATTCAGTTAGTTGGAGGCCAGAAGGTATTACTCACAAAAAAAACGAGGCCTTTCTGGATATCGTGGAATCTATTAATATGCTCATGACTCAAAAAGGCCAAGTTTTGAGATCAGAAATTATTGGCGATGTTAAGGTTAACTCAAAATTGTCTGGTATGCCAGATCTAAAATTGGGTATTAACGATAAAGgcattttttccaaatatttggaTGATGATACTAATATCCCACCTGCAAGCGCGACGACACCCGATAATAACACGGACACTGATAAAAAACCATCCATAACGTCATCATCGACTACAAGCAAGAGGAAGGTCAATAttgaattggaagatttgaaatttcatcaatgcGTTCGATTAAGCAAAttcgaaaatgaaaaaatcataacGTTTATACCACCTGATGGAAAGTTCGATTTAATGAACTACAGGCTATCTACCACGATAAAACCGTTAATTTGGTGTGATGTAAACGTCCAGGTTCATTCGAATTCTAGGATTGAAATCCACTGCAAGGCCAAGGCccaaattaaaagaaaatctaCTGCAACTAATGTGGAGATATTGATACCAGTTCCGGACGATGCGGACACGCCAACTTTCAAATATTCACATGGGTCCTTAAAGTATGTTCCTGAAAAAAGTGCAATTCTATGGAAAATAAGAAGTTTTCCAGGTGGTAAAGAGTACTCAATGTCTGCAGAATTAGGGCTGCCTTCAATATCAACTAACGAGGACGGCAATAGAAcaataccaaaaaataaCGCAGAAATCTTGAAGGGACCTGTCCAAATCAAATTTCAGATACCTTACTTTACCACATCGGGTATTCAAGTACGTTATTTAAAAATCAATGAACCCAAATTGCAGTACAAGAGCTACCCATGGGTAAGGTATATCACGCAAAGTGGTGATGATTACACAATAAGGCTGACGTAA
- the THI21 gene encoding bifunctional hydroxymethylpyrimidine kinase/phosphomethylpyrimidine kinase (Hydroxymethylpyrimidine (HMP) and HMP-phosphate kinase~similar to YPL258C) — MTYSTVNINTPPPYLSLANNEKLPTVLSIAGTDPSGGAGIEADVKTITAHRCYAMTCITALNAQTPVKVYSINNTPKKVVSQILDANLQDMKCDVIKTGMLTAAAIEVLHEKLLHLGENRPKLVVDPVLVATSGSSLAGKDIASLITEKIAPFADILTPNIPECFKLLGEDREISKLQDIFEVAKDLAKITKCSNILVKGGHIPWNDEEGKYITDVLYLGAEQKLITFKGNFVNTTHTHGTGCTLASAIASNLARGYSLPQSVYGGIEYVQNAVAIGCDVTKETVKDNGPINHVYAVEIPLEKMLSDECFTASDAVHKKPVKSCLNKIPGGSFYKYLINHPKVKPHWDSYVNHDFVRKVADGSLEPKKFQFFIEQDYLYLINYARISCIAGSKSPCLEDLEKELVIVECVRNGLCQHERRLREEFGVKDPDYLQKIQRGPALRAYCRYFNDVSRRGNWQELVVALNPCLMGYVHALTKIKNKVTAAEGSVYREWCETYSSSWCHEAMLEGEKLLNHILETYPPEQLDTLVTIYAEVCELEANFWTAALEHE, encoded by the coding sequence ATGACCTATTCTACAGTCAATATTAACACACCTCCACCATATCTCAGTTTGgccaataatgaaaaattaccTACAGTTTTGTCTATTGCCGGAACAGATCCTAGCGGTGGTGCTGGTATTGAAGCAGATGTGAAAACTATCACTGCACACAGATGCTATGCTATGACTTGTATCACTGCTTTGAATGCTCAAACTCCAGTTAAAGTATACAGCATTAATAACACGCCAAAAAAAGTGGTTTCCCAAATTTTGGATGCCAATTTACAGGACATGAAATGTGACGTCATCAAGACTGGCATGCTTACGGCAGCTGCTATCGAGGTGTTGCACGAAAAACTTCTGCATCTTGGTGAAAATAGGCCTAAGTTAGTAGTTGATCCAGTCCTTGTTGCTACTTCTGGCTCTTCTTTAGCTGGAAAGGATATAGCTAGCTTAATTACGGAGAAAATTGCACCTTTTGCTGACATTTTGACTCCTAACATTCCAGAGTGTTTCAAGCTGTTAGGTGAAGACAGAGAAATAAGTAAATTGCAAGACATTTTCGAAGTCGCAAAAGACCTTGCCAAAATCACCAAGTGTTCCAATATTTTGGTGAAAGGTGGTCACATTCCATggaatgatgaagaaggaaagtACATTACCGATGTTCTTTACTTAGGGGCCGAACAAAAGTTAATAACCTTTAAGGGTAATTTTGTTAATACAACCCACACTCATGGTACCGGGTGCACCCTAGCTTCCGCCATTGCATCAAATTTGGCTCGCGGTTACTCCCTTCCCCAATCTGTTTATGGTGGTATTGAGTACGTCCAAAATGCCGTGGCCATTGGCTGTGATGTCACGAAAGAAACTGTTAAGGACAATGGGCCAATTAATCATGTCTACGCCGTAGAAATTCCATTAGAAAAAATGCTCAGTGACGAATGTTTCACTGCATCAGATGCCGTACACAAAAAGCCAGTCAAAAGTTGTCTTAACAAAATTCCTGGCGGAAGTTTCTATAAATACCTAATAAATCACCCTAAAGTTAAACCTCACTGGGACTCCTATGTGAACCATGATTTTGTTAGAAAAGTAGCAGACGGTTCATTAGAGCCTAAGAAgttccaattttttatcGAACAAGATTACCTGTACTTAATCAATTATGCTAGGATTTCCTGCATCGCGGGTAGTAAATCTCCATGTCTTGAAGATTTAGAAAAGGAGCTAGTTATTGTCGAATGCGTTCGTAATGGGCTTTGCCAACATGAAAGAAGATTAAGAGAGGAATTTGGAGTTAAGGACCCGGACTACTTACAAAAGATTCAGAGGGGTCCTGCATTAAGGGCTTACTGTCGCTACTTTAATGATGTTTCCAGAAGAGGTAACTGGCAGGAGTTAGTTGTAGCTCTTAATCCTTGCTTAATGGGCTATGTTCACGCTTTGACCAAGATCAAGAATAAAGTAACTGCAGCAGAAGGCTCCGTTTACCGTGAATGGTGTGAAACTTACTCATCTTCATGGTGCCATGAAGCTATGCTTGAAGGCGAAAAGCTGTTGAATCACATCTTGGAAACATATCCTCCAGAACAACTTGATACACTGGTGACAATATATGCTGAAGTTTGTGAGTTGGAAGCTAACTTCTGGACCGCCGCTTTAGAACACGAATGA
- the CLN2 gene encoding cyclin CLN2 (G1 cyclin involved in regulation of the cell cycle~similar to YPL256C) has product MASADSRPRMGLVIDTKPDYYPIELSNAELLSHFEMLQEYHQEISTNVIAQSCKFKPNPKLIDQQPEMNPVETRSNIITFLFELSVVTRVTNGIFFHSVRLYDRYCSKRIVLRDQAKLVVATCLWLAAKTWGGCNHIINNVVIPTGGRFYGPNPRARIPRLSELVHYCGDGQVFDESMFLQMERHILDTLNWNIYEPMINDYVLNVDENCLMQYELYENQVTYDKQCSEKRQSQLSHDSDATVDERPYQNEEEEEEEDLKIKIKLINLKKFLIDVSAWQYDLLKYELFEVSHGIFSIINQFTNQDHGPFLMTPMTSESKNAEVLNTLMNGIVSIPNSLMEVYKTVSGVLPFINQVKEYQLDLQRKLQIASNLNISRKLTTSTPSCSFENSNTTCIPSPASSSQSHTPMRNMSSLSDNSVFSRNMEQSSPITPNMYQFSQQQSHSVCGSTVSVNSLVNTNNNQRIYERITGPNSNNAINDYIDLLNISESNKENQNPATAHYLNGGPPKTSFINHGMFPSPTGTINSGNSSSASSLISFGMGNTQIV; this is encoded by the coding sequence ATGGCTAGTGCTGATTCAAGACCCCGTATGGGACTCGTCATCGATACTAAACCCGACTACTATCCAATCGAACTATCTAATGCGGAACTTCTTTCCCATTTCGAAATGTTACAAGAATACCACCAAGAAATCTCCACGAATGTTATTGCACAGTCATGTAAGTTTAAACCTAATCCAAAACTAATAGATCAGCAGCCTGAAATGAATCCTGTGGAAACAAGATCCAACATCATTACTTTCTTGTTCGAGCTATCTGTGGTGACTCGAGTCACAaatggtatttttttccattcaGTTAGATTATATGACCGCTATTGTTCCAAAAGAATTGTATTGCGGGATCAAGCCAAATTAGTTGTGGCAACTTGCCTCTGGTTAGCTGCTAAGACTTGGGGTGGTTGTAACCACATCATCAATAATGTGGTTATTCCTACCGGCGGAAGATTCTATGGTCCTAACCCAAGGGCCCGTATACCTCGTCTCTCTGAATTAGTTCATTACTGTGGTGATGGCCAGGTCTTTGATGAATCAATGTTTTTACAAATGGAAAGACATATACTAGACACTTTAAATTGGAATATTTATGAGCCAATGATCAATGATTACGTTTTGAATGTTGATGAGAATTGTTTGATGCAATACGAACTTTATGAAAATCAAGTTACTTATGACAAACAATGCTCCGAAAAACGCCAGTCTCAATTATCACATGATAGTGATGCTACCGTAGACGAAAGGCCTTACCAAAACgaagaggaggaggaagaagaagacttgaaaataaagatcaaattgattaatttaaaaaaatttttgatcgATGTCTCCGCCTGGCAGTACGATTTACTAAAGTATGAACTTTTTGAGGTATCGCATGGTATATTCTCAATCATCAACCAATTCACTAATCAAGACCACGGTCCCTTTTTAATGACTCCAATGACATcagaaagcaaaaatgcTGAAGTTTTAAATACCTTAATGAACGGCATCGTTTCCATTCCTAACTCCTTGATGGAAGTGTACAAAACGGTCAGCGGTGTTCTGCCCTTCATCAATCAAGtaaaagaatatcaatTGGACCTACAAAGAAAACTGCAAATTGCATCCAACTTGAATATATCAAGAAAGCTTACCACATCAACCCCATCAtgttcttttgaaaattcaaatacCACATGTATTCCATCACCTGCTTCCTCATCTCAAAGCCATACTCCAATGAGAAATATGAGCTCACTCTCAGATAACAGCGTTTTCAGCCGGAATATGGAACAATCTTCACCAATCACACCAAATATGTACCAATTCAGTCAACAGCAGTCACACAGTGTATGTGGTAGCACCGTTAGTGTGAATAGCCTCGTGAACACCAATAACAATCAAAGGATCTACGAACGAATTACGGGCCCTAACAGTAATAACGCAATCAATGATTATATTGATTTACTGAACATAAGTGAGTCTAATAAGGAAAACCAAAACCCTGCAACGGCGCATTACCTCAATGGGGGGCCACCCAAGACAAGCTTCATTAACCATGGAATGTTCCCCTCCCCAACTGGCACCATAAATAGCGGAAATTCAAGTAGTGCTTCAtccttaatttcttttggtatGGGCAATACCCAGATAGTATAG